In Flagellatimonas centrodinii, a single window of DNA contains:
- the rsmB gene encoding 16S rRNA (cytosine(967)-C(5))-methyltransferase RsmB, whose amino-acid sequence MTSSVSPALQRATAARAVAAVRRGRSLDDALPASADSLSRALTYGVLRQLTRLDALLDSLTERPLKKGSDLQALVLCGLHQLLDMAVADHAALNETVNACELIEQPRARGLVNALLRRVQREREPLLAALPNDPLVRWSYPHWLLTAIQQDWGKRADAVLAAGNLQAPMTLRVNRRHGDVDRYRARLAAAGHETAPVPGAPDALRLLQAVPVDQLPGFAEGEVSVQDASAQRVVTLLDLQDGQRVLDACAAPGGKTAHVLEHADVHLTAVDSDPTRLGRMRQGLTRLGLEAHLALADAADVKRWWDGEPFDRILIDAPCSGTGVIRRHPDIKWLRRATDLPPLALTQRRLLDRLWPLLKPDGVLVYATCSVLRAEGDEVVRAFLDRTPDARPSSIPIDIGLAERCGLRIPPGGDHDGFYYARLVKRPAKAAIGL is encoded by the coding sequence ATGACTTCCAGCGTCTCCCCCGCCCTGCAGCGCGCCACGGCCGCCCGCGCCGTCGCCGCCGTGCGCCGGGGCCGCAGCCTCGACGATGCGCTCCCCGCGAGCGCGGACAGCCTGTCGCGTGCGCTGACCTATGGCGTACTGCGGCAACTCACGCGGCTTGATGCCCTGCTCGACAGCCTCACCGAACGGCCGCTGAAGAAGGGCAGTGACCTGCAGGCGCTGGTGCTCTGCGGCCTGCATCAGCTGCTGGACATGGCGGTGGCCGACCACGCCGCGCTCAACGAGACCGTCAACGCCTGCGAGCTGATCGAACAGCCCCGCGCCCGCGGCCTGGTCAACGCCCTGCTGCGGCGGGTACAGCGCGAACGCGAACCGCTGCTGGCGGCACTACCGAATGACCCGCTGGTGCGCTGGTCGTATCCCCACTGGCTACTCACCGCCATCCAGCAGGACTGGGGGAAACGGGCAGACGCCGTGCTCGCCGCCGGCAACCTGCAGGCGCCGATGACGCTGCGGGTCAACCGTCGTCATGGTGATGTCGACCGCTATCGGGCCCGGCTGGCCGCCGCCGGCCATGAGACGGCGCCGGTGCCGGGCGCGCCCGATGCCCTGCGGCTGCTGCAGGCGGTGCCGGTCGATCAGTTGCCCGGCTTTGCCGAGGGCGAGGTGTCGGTCCAGGATGCCAGCGCCCAGCGCGTCGTGACCCTGCTCGACCTGCAGGACGGTCAGCGGGTCCTGGATGCCTGCGCCGCCCCCGGCGGCAAGACCGCCCATGTGCTGGAGCACGCGGACGTCCACCTGACCGCGGTCGACAGCGACCCGACGCGGCTGGGCCGCATGCGCCAGGGGCTGACACGGCTCGGGCTTGAGGCGCACCTGGCGCTGGCCGATGCCGCCGATGTCAAACGGTGGTGGGACGGCGAACCCTTCGACCGCATCCTGATCGACGCCCCCTGCTCCGGCACTGGCGTGATCCGCCGCCACCCCGACATCAAATGGCTGCGGCGTGCCACCGACCTGCCGCCGCTGGCGCTGACCCAGCGGCGCCTGCTCGACCGGTTATGGCCCCTGCTGAAACCGGATGGGGTGCTGGTCTATGCCACCTGCTCGGTGCTGCGGGCCGAAGGCGACGAGGTGGTGCGTGCCTTTCTCGACCGCACCCCGGACGCCCGGCCATCGTCCATCCCCATCGACATCGGCCTGGCCGAACGCTGCGGCCTGCGGATTCCACCCGGGGGCGACCATGACGGCTTCTACTACGCCCGCCTGGTGAAGCGGCCGGCGAAAGCGGCAATCGGGCTGTAA
- a CDS encoding choice-of-anchor I family protein: protein MQMNKWTVAVAAAVLGFGLSACEGDDGLPGATGSQGEQGDVGAPGTPGTPGTPGADGNNGALLDLTRIGGYQDPTLDYANDIFDTSAAEIVAFDPATDRVFVVNANAVTVDVLDLSNPASPQKVNTIDATAEGGAANSVSIFGGVAAVAIEAADKVSNGKVVFYNTSTLAKLGEATVGALPDMLTFTRDGQAVLVANEGESNGYGNPGSVDPVGSISVIDVSSGFASPGVATAGFEAFNGQEPVLRAQGIRIYGPGASAAQDFEPEFIAESADGQSAWVALQEANAFAIVDLSNRAAPVVTSVQSLGFKAYSIEGMDASDRDPRDFPQINIRSWPVLGMYQPDAIASYQFNGKTYYISANEGDDRNDFLQQEETERIKDLTLDPTRFPNAAELQQDAALGRLEITTQIGDIDNDGDFDQLYALGGRSFSIWTLDAAGRVVQVFDSGSDFERTTAQRFPNNFNASNDDNSPEGRSDAKGPEPEGVTVGTLAGRTFAFIGLERIGGVMVYDVTNPQAPRFIQYVNFRDFTKDPETDPSIGDLGPEGLAFVAAADSPNGKPLLLVGNEVSGTTAIWQIDIVEIANP, encoded by the coding sequence ATGCAGATGAACAAGTGGACGGTGGCGGTGGCCGCCGCAGTACTCGGCTTCGGCCTGAGCGCCTGTGAGGGGGACGACGGACTGCCCGGCGCCACCGGTTCGCAGGGCGAGCAGGGCGATGTCGGCGCTCCCGGCACGCCGGGAACCCCGGGTACCCCAGGCGCTGACGGCAACAACGGCGCCCTGCTCGACCTGACCCGCATCGGCGGCTACCAGGACCCCACGCTCGACTACGCAAACGACATCTTCGATACCTCGGCAGCGGAGATCGTCGCTTTCGACCCCGCCACCGACCGAGTCTTTGTGGTCAATGCCAATGCGGTCACGGTCGACGTGCTCGATCTCAGCAACCCGGCCAGCCCGCAGAAGGTCAACACCATCGACGCCACCGCCGAGGGCGGCGCCGCCAACAGCGTGTCGATCTTCGGCGGCGTTGCCGCGGTCGCCATCGAGGCTGCCGACAAGGTCAGCAACGGCAAGGTGGTGTTCTACAACACCAGCACCCTCGCCAAGCTCGGCGAAGCCACCGTCGGCGCCCTGCCGGACATGCTGACCTTCACCCGCGACGGCCAGGCGGTGCTGGTGGCCAATGAAGGGGAATCCAACGGCTACGGCAACCCCGGCTCGGTCGACCCGGTCGGCTCGATCAGCGTCATCGACGTCAGCAGCGGCTTTGCCAGCCCCGGCGTCGCCACGGCCGGATTCGAAGCGTTCAATGGTCAGGAACCCGTGCTGCGCGCGCAGGGCATCCGCATCTACGGCCCCGGCGCCAGCGCCGCGCAGGACTTCGAACCCGAGTTCATCGCCGAAAGTGCCGACGGTCAGAGCGCCTGGGTGGCGCTGCAGGAAGCCAACGCCTTCGCCATCGTTGATCTCTCCAACCGCGCCGCGCCGGTGGTCACCAGCGTGCAGTCGCTGGGCTTCAAGGCCTACAGCATCGAGGGCATGGACGCCAGCGATCGCGACCCGCGCGACTTTCCCCAGATCAACATCCGGAGCTGGCCGGTGCTCGGCATGTACCAGCCGGACGCCATCGCCAGCTATCAGTTCAACGGCAAGACCTACTACATCTCCGCCAACGAAGGCGACGACCGCAACGACTTCCTGCAGCAGGAAGAAACCGAGCGCATCAAGGACCTGACGCTGGACCCGACCCGGTTCCCCAACGCCGCCGAACTGCAGCAGGACGCGGCTCTGGGCCGGTTGGAGATCACCACCCAGATCGGCGATATCGACAACGACGGCGACTTCGATCAGCTCTATGCCCTGGGCGGCCGTTCGTTCTCGATCTGGACGCTGGATGCCGCCGGCAGGGTGGTGCAGGTGTTTGACAGCGGGTCAGACTTCGAGCGCACCACCGCGCAGCGCTTCCCGAACAACTTCAACGCCAGCAACGACGACAACAGCCCCGAGGGCCGCAGTGATGCCAAAGGACCGGAGCCGGAGGGCGTGACCGTGGGCACCCTGGCGGGGCGCACCTTCGCCTTCATCGGGCTGGAGCGCATCGGCGGGGTCATGGTCTACGACGTCACCAATCCACAAGCGCCACGCTTCATCCAGTATGTGAACTTCCGCGACTTCACCAAGGACCCGGAAACCGATCCCAGCATCGGCGATCTTGGCCCGGAAGGCCTGGCCTTCGTGGCGGCGGCGGACAGCCCCAACGGCAAGCCACTGCTGCTGGTCGGCAACGAAGTCAGTGGCACCACCGCAATCTGGCAGATCGACATCGTCGAAATCGCCAACCCCTGA
- a CDS encoding oxidoreductase-like domain-containing protein, translating to MKPPPLVLPPAPDRPDCCAGGCAICVLEDYVDEMAAWRAECARLEAEHAAAYPDSGSADT from the coding sequence ATGAAACCGCCCCCGCTGGTACTGCCGCCAGCGCCCGACCGTCCCGACTGCTGTGCCGGCGGCTGCGCCATCTGCGTGCTCGAAGACTACGTCGACGAGATGGCGGCCTGGCGCGCCGAGTGCGCACGGCTGGAGGCAGAGCACGCTGCCGCCTATCCCGATTCCGGATCCGCTGACACCTGA
- the fmt gene encoding methionyl-tRNA formyltransferase, with translation MRIAFAGTPAFAGVALEALIAAGHDVAGVFTQPDRPAGRGRKLSASPVADCADRHGLPCHKPDRFRDEAQALLRQLDVELMVVVAYGLILPAAALVIPPRGCLNIHASLLPRWRGAAPIQRAIEAGDRETGITIMQMDAGLDTGPMLMRGAVPIGDDTTAADLHDRLAVLGGQLIVDTLAGLAQGQLTAVPQPPGATYAAKLDKAEARIDWTAPAAVIARRIRAFNPVPVAWTTQGEDRLRLWLAQPEAGTDHHDAAPGQVLHVADDGIRVQTGDGVLRVTHLQWPGGTPLDSARVAAQGRLQVGARWS, from the coding sequence ATGCGCATCGCCTTTGCCGGAACGCCGGCATTCGCCGGGGTTGCGCTGGAGGCCCTGATCGCCGCCGGCCACGACGTCGCCGGCGTGTTCACACAGCCTGACCGCCCGGCCGGGCGCGGCCGCAAGCTCAGTGCGTCACCGGTCGCTGACTGCGCCGACCGGCATGGCCTGCCCTGCCACAAGCCCGACCGGTTCCGGGACGAGGCGCAGGCGCTGCTGCGGCAGCTCGACGTCGAGTTGATGGTGGTGGTGGCCTACGGGTTGATCCTGCCAGCCGCGGCCCTCGTCATTCCGCCTCGCGGCTGCCTCAACATCCATGCCTCGCTGCTGCCGCGCTGGCGCGGGGCAGCGCCGATCCAGCGCGCCATCGAAGCGGGCGACCGCGAGACCGGCATCACCATCATGCAGATGGACGCCGGGCTCGATACCGGCCCCATGCTCATGCGGGGCGCCGTGCCGATCGGCGACGACACCACCGCCGCTGATCTCCATGATCGCCTGGCAGTGCTGGGCGGACAGCTGATCGTCGATACCCTCGCCGGTCTGGCACAGGGGCAGCTCACCGCTGTCCCGCAGCCGCCGGGGGCGACCTACGCCGCCAAGCTGGACAAGGCGGAGGCCCGCATCGACTGGACTGCACCGGCGGCCGTCATCGCCCGTCGCATCCGTGCCTTCAACCCGGTGCCGGTGGCCTGGACCACCCAGGGTGAAGATCGCCTGCGGCTGTGGCTGGCGCAGCCCGAGGCAGGCACCGACCATCACGACGCCGCGCCCGGCCAGGTGCTGCACGTGGCCGACGACGGCATCCGCGTCCAGACCGGCGACGGCGTGCTGCGGGTTACCCACCTGCAGTGGCCGGGCGGCACCCCGCTGGACAGCGCCAGGGTCGCTGCTCAGGGACGGCTTCAGGTGGGGGCTCGATGGTCATGA
- the def gene encoding peptide deformylase: MAILPILHHPDPRLRIKAKPVTVFDDTLQTLIDDLFETMYDAPGVGLAATQVGVDLRIAVMDCGEDSDQPAPLVIINPEVMQPEDRQVMDEGCLSVPGFTEKVSRYNRLQLNALDRHGQPFTLSAEGLVAQAIQHEIDHLDGKLYIDYLSSLKRDRLLKKLLKQEKRA; this comes from the coding sequence ATGGCGATTCTCCCCATCCTCCACCACCCCGACCCGCGGCTGCGCATCAAGGCGAAGCCGGTCACCGTGTTCGACGACACCCTGCAGACCTTGATCGACGATCTGTTCGAGACCATGTACGACGCCCCGGGTGTCGGCCTGGCTGCGACTCAGGTCGGTGTCGACCTGCGGATCGCGGTGATGGACTGCGGCGAAGACAGCGACCAACCGGCGCCGCTGGTCATCATCAACCCCGAGGTGATGCAGCCGGAGGACCGCCAGGTGATGGACGAAGGCTGCCTGTCGGTGCCCGGCTTCACCGAGAAGGTCAGCCGCTACAACCGGCTGCAACTGAACGCGCTCGATCGTCATGGTCAGCCGTTCACGCTGTCCGCCGAGGGCCTGGTGGCGCAGGCGATTCAGCACGAGATCGACCACCTCGACGGCAAGCTCTACATCGACTACCTCAGTTCGCTGAAACGCGACCGCCTGCTGAAAAAGCTGCTCAAGCAGGAAAAGCGCGCCTGA
- a CDS encoding LysM peptidoglycan-binding domain-containing protein gives MAQYSGSASWIGGVAAIALLAAGCASTAPAPVTTEAPPPPAPAPAAAPVAASAPAPRPTAPVAVREDAPLRYVVQPGDTLWGLSKRFLVEPWQWPEIWYVNEQVANPHLIYPGDVLTLIMRDGRPVLQRDSAPAHERVLRLGPQVRELALDQAIPAIPLEAIRDFLNSPRLVDADELKRAPYIIAFGEDQLIAGANSPAYVRNVPADSDYRWAVVRPDESIVDPETKDVLGFAATPVGGLEIREYSEPAAYGWLTVSEMEARVGDRLIAIEDLNFDARFHPRAPTEAVDGRIVWIAQQRLQATQYQVVAFNRGLDHGLVPGHLLTIRESGRVVTDPYTKGDVVLPDREIGNLMVFKVGPRLGFGLVLDATRPVQRLDRVVHPDGP, from the coding sequence ATGGCCCAGTATAGCGGTTCGGCCAGCTGGATCGGCGGTGTGGCCGCCATTGCGCTGTTGGCGGCAGGGTGTGCGAGCACGGCGCCGGCACCGGTGACGACCGAGGCGCCACCGCCCCCTGCGCCGGCCCCGGCCGCTGCGCCCGTCGCGGCATCGGCGCCCGCTCCGCGGCCGACGGCCCCGGTGGCAGTGCGAGAGGATGCGCCGCTACGCTATGTCGTGCAGCCCGGCGATACCCTCTGGGGTCTGTCGAAGCGCTTCCTGGTGGAACCCTGGCAGTGGCCGGAGATCTGGTACGTCAACGAGCAGGTGGCAAACCCGCACCTCATCTACCCGGGTGACGTGCTGACCCTGATCATGCGTGACGGCCGGCCGGTGCTTCAGCGCGATTCGGCGCCCGCCCACGAGCGGGTGTTGCGGCTGGGGCCACAGGTGCGCGAGCTGGCGCTGGACCAGGCGATTCCGGCAATCCCGCTGGAGGCGATCCGCGACTTCCTCAACAGCCCGCGACTGGTGGATGCCGATGAGCTGAAACGGGCGCCGTACATCATCGCCTTCGGCGAAGATCAACTGATCGCCGGCGCCAACAGTCCGGCCTATGTTCGCAACGTGCCCGCCGACAGCGATTACCGCTGGGCCGTGGTGCGGCCCGACGAGTCGATCGTCGACCCCGAAACCAAGGATGTGCTCGGCTTCGCCGCGACCCCGGTGGGGGGGCTGGAGATCCGCGAGTATTCCGAGCCGGCGGCCTACGGCTGGCTCACCGTCAGCGAGATGGAAGCGCGGGTGGGTGATCGTCTGATCGCCATCGAGGACCTCAACTTCGATGCCCGCTTCCATCCGCGGGCGCCCACCGAGGCGGTTGATGGCCGTATCGTCTGGATCGCCCAGCAGCGGCTGCAGGCGACCCAGTATCAGGTGGTGGCCTTCAATCGCGGGCTCGATCACGGGCTGGTGCCCGGCCATCTGCTGACCATCCGTGAATCCGGCCGGGTGGTGACCGACCCCTACACCAAAGGCGATGTGGTGCTGCCGGACCGTGAGATCGGCAACCTGATGGTGTTCAAGGTGGGCCCCCGACTCGGCTTCGGACTGGTGCTGGATGCGACCCGGCCGGTGCAGCGGCTGGACCGCGTGGTGCATCCCGACGGCCCGTGA
- the dprA gene encoding DNA-processing protein DprA, protein MNDAATAAWLRLVRCAGVGPVLGQRLLAHFGDPQTLFDAGPGAWRKLGLAEAPMAALQQPDEAGIAADLAWLDGSPRRQLLPLDDPRYPARLKSLPHAPLALFALGDPDLLPLPQLAIVGSRAASPQGRANATAFAEALAQRGLTITSGLAAGIDGAAHEGALSAGGLTIAVCATGLDQVYPARHRALAHRIAEQGLLLSEFPVGVKPLPEHFPRRNRLISGLSLGVLVVEAAHGSGSLITARLAAEQGREVFAIPGSIHNPQARGCHQLIRQGAKLVESVDDILEELGPQVGPAWRQALGEAPPSDTPEADTDPLLRALGDEALDVDSLLVRVGGDLGQLASALLALELSGQVVQTGDGRYSAVRKPVV, encoded by the coding sequence GTGAATGACGCCGCCACCGCGGCCTGGTTGCGGCTGGTCCGCTGTGCCGGGGTCGGGCCGGTGCTGGGCCAGCGCCTGCTGGCGCATTTCGGCGACCCGCAGACGCTGTTCGATGCCGGGCCCGGCGCCTGGCGCAAGCTGGGGCTGGCTGAGGCGCCGATGGCCGCACTGCAGCAACCGGACGAGGCGGGCATCGCCGCCGATCTCGCCTGGCTTGACGGCAGCCCGCGGCGACAGTTGCTGCCACTGGACGATCCCCGCTATCCGGCGCGCCTGAAGAGCCTGCCCCATGCGCCCTTGGCCCTGTTCGCCCTGGGAGACCCCGACCTGCTGCCACTGCCGCAGCTCGCCATTGTCGGCAGTCGGGCGGCCTCGCCACAGGGGCGCGCCAACGCCACCGCATTCGCTGAGGCGCTGGCCCAGCGCGGTCTCACCATCACCAGTGGGCTGGCGGCCGGCATCGATGGTGCCGCCCATGAGGGCGCGCTGAGCGCCGGCGGCTTGACCATTGCGGTCTGTGCGACCGGGCTGGACCAGGTCTACCCGGCGCGGCATCGGGCGCTGGCCCACCGCATTGCCGAGCAGGGGTTGCTGCTGTCGGAGTTCCCGGTGGGGGTCAAGCCGCTGCCGGAACATTTCCCCCGTCGCAACCGGCTGATCTCCGGCCTGTCGCTGGGCGTGCTGGTGGTGGAGGCGGCGCACGGGTCCGGGTCGCTGATCACGGCACGGCTGGCGGCGGAACAAGGGCGTGAGGTGTTCGCCATCCCCGGGTCTATCCACAATCCCCAGGCACGCGGCTGTCATCAGCTGATCCGGCAGGGCGCCAAGCTGGTGGAATCGGTGGACGACATTCTGGAAGAGCTGGGTCCGCAGGTCGGCCCGGCCTGGCGACAGGCGCTGGGGGAGGCTCCCCCGTCCGACACGCCCGAGGCCGACACCGACCCGCTGCTGCGCGCGCTGGGCGACGAGGCCCTGGATGTCGACAGCCTGCTGGTGCGGGTAGGGGGTGACCTCGGCCAACTGGCATCGGCCTTGCTGGCACTGGAGTTGTCCGGGCAGGTGGTGCAGACCGGCGATGGCCGCTACAGCGCGGTGCGAAAGCCGGTGGTGTGA
- a CDS encoding DUF494 family protein: MKETVLDVLMYLFEHYQSVEFSDSENFETLRDELIAAGFPDEEVAHAFAWLDGLTRSRQLPIIFGPSNALRCYAREEMQRIPTDCRGFLLYLEQLGILPPPARERVIDRLMALTEDIDLERVKWVCLLVLMNEEDADEAFAQVEEMVYYTGDFLH, encoded by the coding sequence ATGAAAGAGACCGTCCTTGATGTGCTGATGTACCTGTTCGAGCACTACCAGTCGGTGGAGTTCAGCGACAGCGAAAACTTCGAAACCCTGCGTGATGAACTGATCGCGGCCGGATTTCCTGACGAGGAAGTGGCGCATGCCTTCGCCTGGCTCGACGGCCTCACGCGCAGCCGACAGCTGCCGATCATCTTTGGCCCGAGCAACGCGCTGCGCTGCTATGCCCGCGAGGAAATGCAGCGGATTCCCACCGATTGCCGGGGCTTTCTGCTGTACCTGGAACAGCTCGGCATTCTGCCGCCGCCAGCCCGCGAGCGGGTCATCGATCGCCTCATGGCACTCACCGAGGATATCGACCTGGAACGGGTCAAATGGGTCTGTCTGCTGGTGCTGATGAACGAAGAAGACGCCGACGAAGCCTTCGCGCAGGTCGAGGAAATGGTCTACTACACGGGCGATTTCCTGCACTGA
- a CDS encoding DNA topoisomerase I — MSKYLVVVESPAKAKTIKKYLGSDYEVLASYGHVRDLVPKDGAVDVTNAFAMKYQAIERNDKHVRAIQSALRHADGLLLATDPDREGEAISWHLLELLKERNALKNKTVQRVVFHEITQRAVRDAVEHPRQVADDLVNAQQARRALDYLVGFNLSPLLWRKVAPGLSAGRVQSPALRLICEREEEIKAFIPREYWSLIAQADKAGTAFTAKLIELDGQKVEQFTVTDGGGAEAAREMLLRNSGGQLSVAAVDKKQRRRNPAPPFTTSTLQQEANRKLGFTSTRTMRTAQQLYEGIDLGGETVGLISYMRTDSVTLSQDALAELRQVITQEYGATSCPPEPRFYKAKSKNAQEAHEAVRPTSSLRTPKSVARFLGPDQLKLYELIWKRTVACQMTQAVFDTVTAELRVDGRNAFRANGSVLVEPGYLAVYNVSLDVGEEAEDDDKRLPPLEVGEQVTLADILADQHFTEPPPRYTEASLVKTLEAYDIGRPSTYASIISTLQARDYVRLDGKAFLPTDVGMIVNRFLTEHFERYVDYDFTANLEDQLDAVSRGEQQWQPLLAAFWKDFKPRVDEKMELRREEVSEARVIGTDPVSGKPVSARLGRYGPFVQIGTKDDEDKPRFASLRANQRIDTITLDDALALFTLPRMLGHLDSGEEVAVNIGRFGPYVRYGSQFVSLKKDDDPYTVELPRAIELIEQKAAALEAATLVRFGDTGIRIIKGRFGPYITDGERKAPLPRGKDPEALSVFECEAYLTEAAAAKKAGKGKGKAKTKSAPAKKATAAKPAAKKKAAPRKKAAPKKKAPASKGSGAARSTPG; from the coding sequence ATGAGCAAATATCTGGTTGTCGTCGAGTCGCCCGCCAAGGCGAAGACGATCAAGAAGTATCTGGGCAGTGACTACGAGGTGCTCGCCTCGTACGGTCACGTGCGCGATCTGGTGCCCAAGGACGGGGCGGTCGACGTGACCAACGCCTTCGCCATGAAGTACCAGGCGATCGAACGCAACGACAAGCATGTGCGCGCCATCCAGAGTGCCTTGCGGCATGCCGACGGCCTGCTGCTGGCGACCGACCCTGACCGCGAGGGGGAGGCCATCTCCTGGCATTTGCTGGAGTTGCTGAAAGAGCGCAATGCGCTGAAGAACAAGACGGTGCAGCGGGTGGTGTTCCACGAAATCACCCAGCGTGCCGTGCGCGATGCGGTGGAACATCCGCGTCAGGTGGCCGACGATCTGGTGAACGCCCAGCAGGCGCGCCGGGCGCTCGATTATCTGGTCGGGTTCAACCTGTCGCCGCTGCTGTGGCGCAAGGTGGCGCCGGGGCTGTCGGCCGGCCGCGTGCAGAGCCCGGCGCTGCGCTTGATCTGCGAGCGCGAGGAAGAGATCAAGGCCTTCATCCCGCGCGAATACTGGTCACTCATTGCGCAGGCCGACAAGGCCGGCACGGCGTTCACCGCCAAGCTGATCGAACTCGACGGGCAGAAGGTCGAGCAGTTCACCGTCACCGATGGTGGCGGCGCCGAAGCCGCCCGCGAGATGCTGCTCCGCAACAGTGGTGGCCAGCTGTCGGTGGCGGCGGTCGACAAGAAGCAGCGCCGGCGCAACCCGGCGCCGCCGTTCACCACCTCGACCCTGCAGCAGGAGGCCAACCGCAAGCTGGGGTTCACCTCCACCCGCACCATGCGCACCGCCCAGCAGCTGTACGAGGGGATCGACCTCGGCGGCGAAACGGTCGGTCTGATCAGCTACATGCGAACCGACTCGGTGACCCTGTCACAGGATGCCCTGGCAGAACTGCGGCAGGTCATCACGCAGGAATACGGCGCTACCAGTTGCCCGCCGGAACCCCGCTTCTACAAGGCGAAATCGAAGAACGCACAGGAAGCCCACGAGGCGGTGCGGCCGACCTCGTCGCTGCGCACGCCGAAATCGGTGGCACGCTTTCTCGGCCCCGACCAGCTCAAGCTCTATGAACTGATCTGGAAGCGGACGGTGGCCTGCCAGATGACCCAGGCCGTGTTCGACACGGTCACTGCGGAACTGCGGGTCGACGGCCGCAATGCCTTTCGCGCCAATGGCTCGGTGTTGGTTGAGCCGGGGTATCTGGCGGTCTACAACGTGTCGCTCGATGTCGGCGAAGAGGCCGAGGACGATGACAAGCGGCTGCCGCCATTGGAAGTGGGGGAGCAGGTGACGCTGGCCGACATCCTTGCCGACCAGCATTTCACCGAGCCGCCGCCGCGCTACACCGAAGCCAGCCTGGTGAAAACGCTGGAGGCCTACGATATCGGCCGCCCGTCCACCTACGCATCGATCATCAGCACCCTTCAGGCCCGCGACTACGTTCGGCTGGATGGCAAGGCGTTCCTGCCCACCGATGTCGGCATGATCGTCAACCGCTTTCTCACCGAGCATTTCGAGCGCTATGTCGACTACGACTTTACCGCCAACCTCGAAGACCAGCTCGATGCCGTGTCGCGCGGTGAGCAGCAGTGGCAGCCGCTGCTGGCAGCGTTCTGGAAGGACTTCAAGCCGCGGGTCGACGAGAAGATGGAGCTGCGGCGCGAAGAGGTGTCGGAAGCCCGCGTGATCGGCACTGATCCGGTGTCCGGCAAGCCGGTCAGTGCCCGCCTCGGTCGCTACGGGCCGTTCGTGCAGATCGGCACCAAGGACGACGAGGACAAGCCGCGCTTTGCCTCGCTGCGGGCCAATCAGCGCATCGATACCATCACGCTGGACGATGCCCTGGCGCTGTTCACCCTGCCGCGCATGCTCGGCCACCTCGACAGCGGCGAAGAAGTGGCCGTCAACATTGGTCGCTTCGGCCCCTATGTGCGCTACGGCTCGCAGTTCGTCTCGTTGAAGAAGGACGATGATCCGTACACCGTCGAGCTGCCGCGCGCCATCGAGCTGATCGAGCAGAAGGCCGCCGCGCTGGAAGCCGCCACCCTGGTGCGGTTTGGCGATACCGGCATCCGCATCATCAAGGGTCGCTTCGGGCCCTACATCACCGACGGTGAACGCAAGGCACCGCTGCCGCGCGGCAAGGACCCCGAGGCGCTGTCGGTGTTCGAGTGTGAGGCCTACCTGACCGAAGCCGCTGCCGCCAAGAAGGCCGGCAAGGGTAAAGGCAAGGCCAAGACCAAGTCGGCGCCGGCGAAGAAGGCCACTGCGGCCAAGCCGGCGGCAAAGAAAAAAGCGGCACCCAGGAAAAAGGCCGCGCCGAAGAAGAAAGCGCCCGCCAGCAAGGGGAGTGGCGCCGCTCGCAGCACGCCGGGCTGA
- a CDS encoding Sua5/YciO/YrdC/YwlC family protein, which translates to MPADAGISPVHLRHAVAALRQGRLLGYPTEAVWGLGCDPRDDAALIALLHLKRRDPAKGLILVAADFDSLQPYLRTPAASVLARAMATWPGPATWVFAAADTVSPLLTGDHDSLAVRVSAHPVVRALCRAFGHPLVSTSANSSGQPPARSRVDLQLRFGPGLAVMPGALGGALQPTPIRDAVSGAILRA; encoded by the coding sequence ATGCCGGCCGATGCAGGGATCAGCCCGGTTCATCTGCGACATGCGGTCGCGGCGCTGCGGCAGGGGCGGTTGCTGGGCTATCCCACCGAGGCGGTGTGGGGGCTCGGCTGCGACCCGCGTGACGACGCCGCGCTGATCGCGTTGCTGCACCTCAAGCGGCGTGACCCGGCCAAGGGCCTGATCCTGGTGGCAGCCGATTTCGACAGCCTTCAGCCCTATTTGCGAACACCCGCGGCATCGGTGCTCGCACGGGCCATGGCGACTTGGCCGGGGCCGGCCACCTGGGTGTTCGCCGCCGCCGACACGGTGTCGCCGCTGCTGACCGGTGACCATGACAGCCTGGCCGTGCGCGTCAGTGCCCATCCGGTGGTACGGGCGCTGTGTCGAGCCTTCGGCCATCCCCTGGTATCGACCAGCGCCAATTCGAGTGGTCAGCCGCCAGCGCGCAGCCGCGTGGACCTGCAACTTCGATTCGGCCCCGGCCTGGCGGTGATGCCCGGCGCCCTGGGCGGCGCCCTGCAGCCCACGCCCATTCGCGATGCGGTCAGCGGGGCGATACTGCGCGCATGA